A region from the Pseudonocardia petroleophila genome encodes:
- a CDS encoding P1 family peptidase → MKTGEHNGLTDVAGLRVGHAALDRPGALTGTTVVLAPPGGAVGGVDVRGSAPGTRETDLLDPGATVQRVHAVLLTGGSAYGLAAAGGVVARLEAAGTGFEVPGGVVPIVPGAVLFDLGRGGDFSARPDADLGAAAYDAASAGPVAQGAVGAGTGAVAGGLKGGVGTASAVLDGGATVAALVVLNAVGSALDPATGLPLGLRTGLPGEFPEIAVDDAARAVLRQPPPSPEPGTATTLVVVATDVALDKAGCRRLATMGHDGLARAVSPVHTIMDGDVVFGLSTTTRPAPGPQELFAVQAAAADVVSRATVHAVLAAGSVGGWRGYRDVVG, encoded by the coding sequence ATGAAGACGGGCGAGCACAACGGCCTCACCGACGTCGCCGGCCTGCGGGTCGGGCACGCGGCCCTCGACCGGCCGGGTGCCCTGACCGGCACCACCGTCGTGCTGGCGCCGCCCGGTGGGGCCGTCGGCGGCGTCGACGTGCGGGGCTCCGCCCCCGGCACCCGCGAGACCGACCTGCTCGACCCCGGCGCCACCGTGCAGCGCGTCCACGCCGTCCTGCTGACGGGCGGCAGCGCGTACGGGCTCGCGGCCGCGGGCGGGGTCGTCGCGCGGCTGGAGGCGGCCGGGACCGGGTTCGAGGTGCCCGGCGGGGTGGTGCCGATCGTGCCGGGTGCGGTGCTGTTCGACCTGGGCCGCGGCGGCGACTTCAGCGCGCGCCCGGACGCGGACCTGGGGGCCGCCGCGTACGACGCCGCCTCCGCCGGCCCGGTGGCGCAGGGTGCCGTGGGGGCCGGGACCGGGGCCGTGGCGGGCGGGCTCAAGGGCGGCGTCGGCACGGCGAGTGCGGTGCTCGACGGCGGTGCGACGGTCGCGGCGCTGGTCGTCCTCAACGCGGTGGGCTCGGCGCTCGACCCGGCCACCGGCCTGCCGCTCGGGCTGCGGACGGGCCTGCCGGGCGAGTTCCCGGAGATCGCCGTGGACGACGCCGCCCGCGCCGTGCTGCGGCAGCCGCCGCCGTCCCCCGAGCCGGGCACCGCCACCACGCTCGTCGTCGTGGCCACCGACGTCGCGCTCGACAAGGCGGGCTGCCGCCGGCTCGCGACGATGGGCCACGACGGGCTGGCCCGCGCGGTCTCCCCGGTGCACACGATCATGGACGGGGACGTGGTCTTCGGCCTGTCCACGACCACCCGCCCGGCGCCGGGACCGCAGGAGCTGTTCGCGGTGCAGGCCGCGGCGGCCGACGTCGTCTCGCGGGCGACGGTCCACGCCGTGCTCGCGGCCGGGTCCGTCGGCGGGTGGCGCGGCTACCGGGACGTGGTCGGCTGA
- a CDS encoding QsdR family transcriptional regulator yields the protein MSATPLQRRLAGGTAERPTALDAFALARRTFQAGLRLDMQALAAELGVNRATLYRWVGSRELLLREVIWSLTERTLARSPDGTPLAETLTGFVRDVLAHPGMHRYLAEEGESALRLLTLRAGGYQQRLVALVRGRIEADTAAGRLHSPIPVDDLAYTVVRIVESYVYLEVITGEEPDGDRAGRVLQALLPARPGGPAQPTTSR from the coding sequence GTGTCCGCCACACCGCTGCAGCGCCGGCTCGCCGGGGGCACCGCGGAACGCCCCACGGCGCTCGACGCGTTCGCCCTCGCCCGCCGCACGTTCCAGGCGGGGCTGCGGCTGGACATGCAGGCGCTGGCCGCGGAGCTGGGCGTCAACCGGGCCACGCTCTACCGCTGGGTGGGGTCGCGCGAGCTGCTGCTCCGCGAGGTGATCTGGTCGCTCACCGAGCGCACGCTCGCCCGCTCCCCCGACGGGACGCCCCTCGCGGAGACGCTGACCGGCTTCGTCCGCGACGTCCTCGCCCATCCCGGCATGCACCGGTACCTGGCCGAGGAGGGCGAGTCCGCGCTGCGCCTGCTGACGCTGCGCGCGGGGGGCTACCAGCAGCGGCTGGTCGCGCTCGTGCGCGGGCGGATCGAGGCCGACACCGCGGCGGGGCGGCTGCACAGCCCGATCCCGGTGGACGACCTCGCCTACACCGTGGTCCGGATCGTCGAGTCCTACGTGTACCTCGAGGTGATCACCGGCGAGGAGCCCGACGGCGACCGCGCGGGCCGGGTGCTGCAGGCGCTGCTGCCCGCCCGTCCCGGAGGACCGGCTCAGCCGACCACGTCCCGGTAG
- a CDS encoding alpha/beta hydrolase — protein sequence MSTDATVSAAPGRLGDPDLTIGTDPRADPRMVAVFAAFGIDGPADGAPLGPDAPREELLGFVEAVEVGFEGLFTALAQDAPAVDGVREELITITGEGGHEIRLHVHRPEGVEGPLPCLYQVHGGGMVMLATEGPLYTHWRRRLAAAGTVVVGVEYRNGGGALGSHPFPSGLDDCATGLRWVHAHLGELGGSHVVVTGDSGGANLSLALALKAKREGWADEIAGVYAQSPYILGSWADVPAELPSLRENDQYWLNVSLFPVLAAVYDPDGAHADDPTCWPYAAGVADVEGLPPHAITVNELDPLRDEGLAYHRLLLRAGVSSVGRINPGLCHVGEILFPAALPDVYAAAVRDVTGFARSLA from the coding sequence ATGAGCACCGACGCCACCGTGAGCGCTGCACCCGGCCGCCTCGGCGACCCCGACCTGACGATCGGCACCGACCCGCGGGCCGATCCCCGGATGGTCGCGGTGTTCGCCGCGTTCGGCATCGACGGGCCCGCCGACGGCGCCCCGCTCGGCCCCGACGCCCCGCGCGAGGAGCTCCTCGGGTTCGTCGAGGCCGTCGAGGTCGGGTTCGAGGGCCTGTTCACCGCGCTCGCGCAGGACGCCCCTGCGGTCGACGGGGTCCGCGAGGAGCTGATCACGATCACCGGTGAGGGCGGGCACGAGATCCGGCTGCACGTGCACCGGCCCGAGGGCGTCGAGGGCCCGCTGCCGTGCCTGTACCAGGTGCACGGCGGCGGGATGGTCATGCTGGCCACCGAGGGCCCGCTCTACACGCACTGGCGCCGCCGCCTCGCCGCGGCCGGCACCGTCGTGGTCGGGGTCGAGTACCGCAACGGCGGCGGCGCACTCGGGTCGCACCCGTTCCCGTCCGGCCTCGACGACTGCGCCACCGGGCTGCGCTGGGTGCACGCGCACCTCGGCGAGCTGGGCGGGTCGCACGTCGTCGTCACGGGGGACTCGGGCGGGGCCAACCTCTCCCTCGCGCTGGCGCTCAAGGCGAAGCGGGAGGGCTGGGCGGACGAGATCGCCGGGGTCTACGCGCAGAGCCCGTACATCCTCGGGTCGTGGGCGGACGTCCCGGCCGAGCTGCCGTCGCTGCGCGAAAACGACCAGTACTGGCTCAACGTCTCGCTGTTCCCGGTGCTGGCGGCCGTCTACGACCCCGACGGCGCGCACGCCGACGACCCGACGTGCTGGCCGTACGCCGCGGGCGTCGCCGACGTGGAGGGGCTGCCGCCGCACGCCATCACGGTCAACGAGCTCGACCCGCTGCGCGACGAGGGACTGGCCTACCACCGGCTGCTGCTCCGGGCCGGGGTCAGCTCGGTCGGCCGGATCAACCCGGGCCTGTGCCACGTGGGCGAGATCCTGTTCCCGGCCGCGCTGCCCGACGTGTACGCCGCGGCCGTGCGGGACGTCACCGGGTTCGCGCGCTCGCTGGCCTGA
- a CDS encoding MoaD/ThiS family protein yields the protein MAAVTTTTVAVRYFAAARAAAGAETEKVQLPADATVADALTALRAQHGPEFGTVLDRCSFLLDEVAVRDRSAVLGPDAVLDVLPPFAGG from the coding sequence ATGGCTGCCGTGACCACCACCACCGTCGCCGTCCGCTACTTCGCGGCCGCCCGCGCGGCCGCGGGAGCGGAGACCGAGAAGGTCCAGCTCCCGGCCGACGCCACCGTCGCCGACGCGCTCACCGCGCTGCGCGCGCAGCACGGTCCGGAGTTCGGCACGGTGCTCGACCGCTGCAGCTTCCTGCTCGACGAGGTGGCCGTGCGCGACCGCTCCGCCGTGCTGGGGCCGGACGCCGTCCTCGACGTCCTGCCCCCCTTCGCCGGGGGCTGA
- the moaA gene encoding GTP 3',8-cyclase MoaA — protein MTPSELGLPAVRGATTRDPARPDDARLIDTFGRVATDLRISLTDRCNLRCSYCMPAEGLDWMPRDEQLTDDELMRLIGIAVRDLGIEELRFTGGEPMLRKGLEGLVSASAALEPRPDISLTTNGIGLARRAESLAAAGVNRLNVSMDTLRADRFATITRRDRLSDVLDGLVAARQAGLGPVKINTVLLRGMNDDEACDLLRFAVEGGYELRFIEQMPLDAQHGWERTEMITAGEILDKLQAEFTLTPDAVARGGAPAERWIVDGGPAAVGVIASVTRPFCGACDRTRLTADGQVRSCLFARTETDLRAMVRGGCSDAEIADTWRHAMWGKLAGHGIDDPGFLQPDRPMSAIGG, from the coding sequence GTGACGCCCTCCGAGCTCGGCCTCCCCGCAGTGCGTGGAGCCACCACCCGAGACCCGGCCCGCCCCGACGACGCCCGGCTGATCGACACCTTCGGGCGGGTCGCCACGGACCTGCGGATCTCGCTGACCGACCGCTGCAACCTGCGCTGCTCCTACTGCATGCCCGCCGAGGGCCTGGACTGGATGCCGCGCGACGAGCAGCTCACCGACGACGAGCTGATGCGCCTCATCGGCATCGCGGTGCGCGACCTCGGCATCGAGGAGCTGCGCTTCACCGGCGGCGAACCCATGCTGCGCAAGGGCCTGGAGGGACTGGTGTCGGCCTCGGCCGCACTGGAGCCCCGGCCCGACATCTCGCTGACGACCAACGGCATCGGCCTCGCGCGCCGCGCCGAGTCGCTGGCGGCCGCGGGCGTCAACCGACTCAACGTCTCGATGGACACGCTGCGCGCCGACCGGTTCGCCACCATCACCCGCCGCGACCGCCTCTCCGACGTCCTCGACGGCCTCGTCGCGGCCCGGCAGGCCGGCCTCGGCCCGGTCAAGATCAATACTGTGCTGCTGCGCGGGATGAACGACGACGAGGCCTGCGACCTGCTGCGCTTCGCCGTCGAGGGCGGCTACGAGCTGCGCTTCATCGAGCAGATGCCGCTCGACGCCCAGCACGGCTGGGAGCGCACCGAGATGATCACCGCGGGCGAGATCCTGGACAAGCTCCAGGCCGAGTTCACGCTCACCCCCGACGCCGTCGCCCGCGGCGGCGCGCCTGCCGAGCGCTGGATCGTCGACGGCGGGCCGGCCGCGGTGGGCGTCATCGCCTCGGTGACGCGCCCGTTCTGCGGCGCCTGCGACCGCACCCGCCTCACCGCCGACGGGCAGGTCCGCTCGTGCCTGTTCGCGCGCACCGAGACCGACCTGCGCGCGATGGTCCGCGGCGGCTGCTCCGACGCGGAGATCGCCGACACCTGGCGCCACGCCATGTGGGGCAAGCTCGCCGGACACGGCATCGACGACCCAGGCTTCCTGCAGCCGGACCGCCCGATGAGCGCCATCGGGGGCTGA